The nucleotide sequence aaacagcttttataaggttactgatatgactcctcatctcatgtgaatgttcatgatttttcaaaattaatttctttaggagtgaaactttttgaatggggaaaaattacctttttaaaggaatgtttcacccaaaaatgaaaattctctcattatataccctcatgccatcccagatgtgtatgactttctttcttctgctgaacacaaattaagatttttggaagaatgtttcagctctgttggtccatacaatgcaagtaattggtgaccagaactttgaagcacataaaggcatcataaaagaaatccatacaactccagtggtttaatccatgtcttcagaagcgacataataggtgtgggtgagaaacagatcaatatttatgtcatttttatttattattctccTGCATAGTacgtggcaatatgcatgaagaatgtgaattgacaAAAGCTAAAGAAGAATATAGAGGTGAaaatggatatttatagtaaaaaaaggacttaactattgatctgtttctcacccacatcaatcatataaattctgaagacatggattaaaccactggagtattgtggattacatttatgctgcatttatgtccttttttagcttcaaagttctggccaccattcacttgtattgaatggacctacagagctgaaaaaatcttcatttgtgttcagcagaagaaagtcagtcatacacatcagggatggcatgagggtcagtaaatgatgagagaataaaaaatttggggtgaactatccctttttttttttttatcgaattTATGCCGGCTCAAATTcgcatgactttctgtcttctgcggaacacaaagattttcttaaggctatatgatgtgtgttccaccatacaatgcaagtcagtggggtccaaatctttcaagttccaaaaaggactatacgacagtggtttaatccatgtcctctgaagcgatAAGATCAGTTTTGGGTACTTACTTTTTCTCTGTACATCTTTGGGTACTTGTTTTTCTCTCTACATCTTTACATCTACAGTCTACTTGGTGCATTCATAATTCGATTATGCACGTGAACAGCCCCCTGCACACGCATCAAGCGTGAGAACTTGTAATCGAACTTAAAATTGCAATcgcgccaaggagactgcagatattCCTCATTCCTTTAAGAAACTTTGCAGCATCAGGAGTTCATGTCAAGACTGAAATTCAAATGACCTTGATTTATCTATCTGTATTTTTAGAGCTTGTATAACTTACGTGGTTTCATTTGCTCTGTCCTGTAGGTCCACTTCAGTTTACATTCGGCTTTCTTTTTGTGGAGCACATTTAGAACAAAAGGAAAAGGACTTCTTGCTGACGTTTAAGTGTGTCAAAGGTTTCTATCTCTTGGACTCTTCTCAGTGATCATTCTTGGAAAAGATGGCAACAACTGGCATGCAACTGCTAGGCTTGGTCCTGTCTATCATCGGCTGGGTGGGTGGGTTCCTGGTGTGTATCCTGCCCATGTGGAGGGTCACCGCCTTCATCGGGAACAACATCGTAACTGCGCAGATCACATGGGAGGGCCTGTGGATGAATTGTATCTGGCAGAGCACAGGGGAAATTCAATGCAAGGTGTATGACAGCTTGTTGGCTCTTCCAAGTGACATGAAGGCCGCCCGTGGTCTTACCGTGCTGGCTTTGATTATCTGCACACTGTCACTTACACTCGGCATTTTGGGTATCAAGTGCACAGAGTGTGTGGGCCACCAAAGCCTCAAGGCACGCTTGGCCCGAGTGTCAGGTGTGCTCTTTGTCATTGCGGGGTTCCTCATCCTTGTGCCTGTCTGCTGGACGGCCCATTCCATCATCAGGGATTTCTATGACCCGTATGTTGCGGCCCCTCACAAACGTGAGCTTGGCCCTGCTCTCTACCTGGGCTGGGGTGGTTCGGCTCTGCTGTTGATCGGTGGATCGCTCCTCTATACAGGGTCAAATCCCTCCGGGATTCCTTCCTCTCCCACGTTTAGCAGTGGGGAGAGCAGCCCACGCCGAGCAGGTGGACCTACCCAAGTCAAAGGTTACGTTTAATGACCAACAGCAGCGCGGCATTGCCCGGAAGTGCTCTCTGCTAGTGTTTCTCATTGTGATGGTTTCAAGCTAATTTTAATGGATTTTTTATCATTCAGAACATTTGGTTGTGTGATGGAGGTAGTgaataaaaatgtgaaatcaaGTTTCATTTCCACCTCTAATGTCCACTTATAAGTCTATCTTTCTCTGTATTTGTCcatttatgtcattaaataataaaacacttaAATCCTTTTAAAGTCTCATTTCTTTGTTTATGAAGAATAGCAGACTGATGATTCCTCAGTATATGACATTTTGTTTAGAGCAAACAGATTTACACAGAAGAGATACTGAAAGTTGCTGTAAGCTCTATTTTTACTGATATTGGGTTTTGAATGGCCAATCGCTGATAAAATGATGAGAAAAACAACATATTTGAGAatggtgtgatttaaaaaaatattgttggtAAAAAACAAACTGGTAAAACTAGTAACTTTTGCTTGATACTTGCAAATATACTAGAAAGAGGCTGTTGACATGAAGTGAACTCTACTCAAaggtgtagattccaggggggatgggggggggAGGTACTCGccatgctgactccgagattgaatggttttgtggacccagatagaccggcgtttgcgttttcgccacagataaacagccgctatggcaaaaagcatgcctggtttctcattcatctttgatataaagctttttatgtactgattccatttatatttagtcttttccctcaaatgtttgtttttagtggcaagaaaagagatttactgtcaacagcaatggaatgacatccgtgaatgtcatttataaacgttactaggcaaccagtagtgggaacacccactagcgacttcgccagccactggcgacctgcagcgacaaagtcgctggcagtgtgtacgcagctttaatacaaaatatttaatccatacaaataaataattatttttggatCATGTTATATTTTATCCAGTTTTGATATGTCAAAAAGTAAAACACTACAGCTGGTGTGAACTGATGTCTCTCACGCTCGcccactcgctctctctctctctccccccaccTTGGATTATGGACAAGATAGCGTTGGTGCGTGTACATTGACTGTACACTCAATGTCTCGTTTCCTTTGTCTCAAGGCAccgaggttatgtatgtaaccgagATGTTCACTTACGATTCGACATTGCATAGTAATGCATATGGGGAATCGAATCCCATTATGCCGCAATACACAACATCAattcccagagaggaaacatggtgcCGCAGTCTTGTGGGATGACGACTGACATAAGTATGCTGCAGTGAGTGATCCACGTGTTGGCCAGGAGGGGAGCTATATTCATGTAGTACGAGttaactccttatgaacccagtcgggaagggagtttatttataattatataaagtgcttgtgactttttGGTCAATTATAACGGCCTGAATGCAGGTGGTTGTGCAAACCCCCGTACTTAAAGGGAATGGCATATATATAagaaatagcaagtgctctaaacagagaggacttgtgaagaaagagacgttaCATCTAGGTTGTTAAACCTTGCGAATGTGTattgagaggaccatcctgctgcaaaacatatgtcttgtattTATAACCTTGAAAATGCTATTTAAATACCCCTTTTAACATAATTAAATACTGTTTtgtgtaaataaacacattattaacCCTATGTTTTTACATGTGAACATGTAAAAGTACAGGTAAGATAAATACGAATAAAAGGTTAAAGTTCAGTTCATTTCAGTTTATAAATCCCCaagattatttacttatttttaaattaacatatGTTGTGAACAAAAACAGTCTCAGAGTATAAGTTTAATACTAACAAGAACAGTACCAGCAATTTTTTCTTCCACTTCAAGCACTACTTACAActagggttgggaaccgagaaccgGGTCTAGTATGTTTGATTCCCCAAACAATTATTCAAAGGagcaggttcttttgaatcaactaCGCAAAATATACCTTGTTTTTGGTACAGTCCAATCCCAAAAGAACCattctaatgagctggttcttttgagtcacagtgtgaaacatacagcgctTTAGGTATACAAGTAATCTTAcactgatgtgcaagttatgaatgtccaactcgaGATTAAATAAGAATGGTTGAAGTCTCACAAGcttgaagtacaacattaggctACAAATCACAGTCTATAACATCTCTGGAACAACTGGGTCTATTTTaaatcaagcagtgcagttactgactggttgttcatatgaaaatgaataattaaagattatatatatataacatatataacaaGTTTCGTTGTAATAAGgggaattttataaaataataaattaatttataaaatatgccATCAGATTTCTTGTTGGTTtagatttatttcaaatatagtTAGGATCTATTATTGGATTGTATGTAGGTCTttaaaaagtctgcaaacacacatttaaaagaactgtattaaatgtatttctgattgGTTGTATCTGCTCTGTAgtaatctgaaatgatctcattatttggtaacagacTGCAGAGGAAATAAGAATTTCATTGCTCATTTCcaaataattctttaaaaaaaaggttcTAAAAGAATTACTGGAACCGTTAAGAAACCAGAATCAATAAGAGCAATCGGAACAGGAATCGATTCCCAATGTGGGATTCCCAATCTTTGATATTATAGGCATTTGTGAATCACATACGATGCAGGATTAGATCTTACATAGGGCTTTAAAATGGAAACAAATTGTCATTCACAAAGTTTggaattttttaaatatctgtggGCTGGCAATTCCACACAAATCATTATCCTGTCTGCTGTGAGATTCCACATGTAAACAGTCAATGAAGACGCTCTTAGCTCATGTTGTCTTGACTCTCTGAGCATCTCTAACTGTTGTTATGGGGGCTGCTTCTTTAGACAGTAGTACAATAGCACTGTATGCTGCACCACCAGCACAGCATCTACAATAGCCTACATTGTCTACAGAGCCAGGTAGTGACTCATGTATGACCTAATTCATTGTGTGAATATAACGGGTTGTAAAATATAGAAAAGTAGTTATTGTCTTGACTATTGGGGTATATGATGTATGATTGGCAACAGGACTGAAAGCTCATGTTTGCCTCTATTTACTAGACAAAGATTCAACCAGGGTGACATAATGTTGAGGGCATTGATACATTCAGGTAGTGTTTTGGCTTGAACTCTTGCTCAGCTGTTGCACATGGGATGACAGTTGCATTCAtgaaataaacatacaaataatgCAAGGACTGGTGTACTCATTTTTTCTTCATTGtaaccatggtttccaccaaaacagCTACCATAGTTCCATCTGCACAGTTACTCTGTTACAACAATAAACTGTCACTGCCATAAAACACAAGttaacaaaatggcaaaaagattctgaaagcattttatgcatgttTCAAACTGTTACAAGCAGGTTCACACAAGCTTTTATAGTCTTTCCAACAAGACAGTCCattggcagccatctttggaatgctcccgggatgctacttccagtcatgccagtgcagctcctatctacttgaatgggggaacactgaaatctcaaaaatggttggtcatgaTAACAATCAAATAGcgtattttaaatcagcagtaaaatctggtATCATAAactgcttctttacctcatattacgctaaaaactCGAATAACTTATGCGCATGtgtgttcttgagttgattgacaggtgatggctgattctaaaaggtgattgtctcttttGCCTGGAAAGTGGGACTTCCTTTATACATACATTGGCCGTTGGGCACTAGAGCTATTTGGTTGAGCATTCCAgtttctcctattcattttaatagaagtgacccatctctgctaaatagtctctggctttTTAGCAAGGCAGGTGACTTATAGAAAAGTCTTCAAGTATAACATGGTTGTAGTGTATTtacatataatttagagatgtagtctcaatcagttaaaatgggtattttgcacatattttactattattaaatGTAGGGTAATTTTCACGCTGGCTAGAtgtaggagggaatttagggtctcgaaatatgtgagctatgaactaaattaaactgtccttattaggtaaggaaatgtataacggaattagtcgtgttcgacaaccattataaattagataaatacaaataactatagtatttgtcttaatagattttccaccattgaaatcgtaatacaacgtctagtagtatcagctcacaatttctactgtaaggaattagctttaataagtgaatgatTAAttcatataacttcagaagacatggattaaaccactcatgCTGTATGATTACCTTTAAGTTGCCTTTATGTTCCTTTTGGCTTGAAAatgttggaccctgttgacttgatttgtatggatatattcacaacaaatctccatcaaactatctttgcttgtgttctgcagaagaaagtcgtacaagtttaagatggcataaaggtgagtaaatgataagagaatttcatttttgggtgaacctttccTTTAAGATTATGCCTGCCATGCCTTGCAAGAACTTATCGGCAGCCATGACAGGGAGTTCTGGGACCCCAGTGGATTCTCAGTCAGTTGTGAGGGGAATCTCTGGAGAAGCCAAATCAGGAATATCTGGGGTGGACATTTCTAAAACCTCTGGGGAGGTTCACATGAGCTCTGGGACTTGGGAGGCCACCTCTTTGATGACCATGACATTAAGCTCTGGAAATGGTGGGCCTCAGGCAACCTCTGCAATGGCCATGGCAAAACTCTGGAGCTGCAGCATTTTCTGTGCCTACCGCAACAGTATGACAGCAGTGGTGAAATCCTCTTGGGCAGCTGATGAGATGATAAGAGAATTTCTTGGCTTAACTGGAACAGCTTATGTGGACACTGAACTCTGAATGGCCCTGGCTCTGCAGGACCTCTAGGTTGGCCATGTAGCTCTGGGAATACAGCAGGTTCTGGGCCTGAAGCAACAGCATGAGAGACGTGCAAGAACCTCTAGTGATGCAGTGAGAGGAACCTCTGAGGTTGTCTTCACTAGAAACATCTTGAGCCTCTGCTCAAGAAACCTGTTTGAACTCTGTAAATTGCCTGGGCTCAGGTGATGGGTCTGGTTTGGTGTGGCTGTCACAAAAAGCTCTGTGAACTGCATTAGCAATGGGGCAGCCATGGCATGAACCTCTA is from Xyrauchen texanus isolate HMW12.3.18 chromosome 8, RBS_HiC_50CHRs, whole genome shotgun sequence and encodes:
- the LOC127647665 gene encoding claudin-4-like; translation: MATTGMQLLGLVLSIIGWVGGFLVCILPMWRVTAFIGNNIVTAQITWEGLWMNCIWQSTGEIQCKVYDSLLALPSDMKAARGLTVLALIICTLSLTLGILGIKCTECVGHQSLKARLARVSGVLFVIAGFLILVPVCWTAHSIIRDFYDPYVAAPHKRELGPALYLGWGGSALLLIGGSLLYTGSNPSGIPSSPTFSSGESSPRRAGGPTQVKGYV